One region of Triticum aestivum cultivar Chinese Spring chromosome 6B, IWGSC CS RefSeq v2.1, whole genome shotgun sequence genomic DNA includes:
- the LOC123136194 gene encoding uncharacterized protein, whose translation MQTDVDRSLRRRLDSPHRQITSAPPAQLPDDLIHYSILARLPFRLLLRLAPVCKAWRHLILHDPVFARVQAQCPSPASGVLARFHQGRLEVLAPGAAAAAVAPPDAGLSFLPVADANRQHLRLCSTTSGLLLVTTGSTFWVVNPATRAFREIPYAGEGAFRACLAYDPATAHQESYHLVVPARANMELWRFWIFSFSSLSRGWRASWATVRMPPYGGVQPKALHLGGLSYWLCNRGDVLWYNYGADAAGKLPPPPHGKKRPSSLVDGGGYMEGSRELVAWRGRIAMVSASPALLAVWALSSSPSSGNASPARWEMVHRRSVDWDEIPGMAPPASRFLWSVVPAGVDVGADEVLGLAMRIGYRQRRGHGVGGGVDNENVWRREVLRYDMRTDATATVAELVGREKHDDFVVFGYHSSMAPLY comes from the exons ATGCAGACTGATGTGGACAGATCACTACGGCGGCGGCTGGATTCTCCGCATCGGCAGATCACATCGGCGCCGCCGGCGCAGCTGCCGGACGACCTGATCCACTACAGCATCCTCGCCCGCCTCCCCTTCCGGCTGCTCCTCCGCCTCGCCCCCGTCTGCAAGGCGTGGCGCCACCTCATCCTCCACGACCCCGTCTTCGCCCGCGTGCAGGCGCAGTGCCCCTCGCCGGCCTCCGGCGTCCTCGCCCGCTTCCACCAGGGCCGGCTCGAGGTTCTCGCCCCcggagccgcagccgccgccgtcgccccgccggacGCCGGCCTCTCCTTCTTGCCCGTCGCCGACGCGAACCGGCAGCACCTCCGGCTCTGCTCCACCACGAGCGGCCTTCTTCTGGTCACGACCGGCAGCACCTTCTGGGTCGTCAACCCAGCGACCCGCGCGTTCCGTGAGATCCCATACGCCGGCGAGGGCGCTTTCAGGGCGTGCCTCGCGTACGACCCGGCGACGGCGCACCAGGAAAGCTACCACCTCGTCGTCCCTGCCCGGGCAAACATGGAGCTGTGGAGGTTCTGGATCTTCTCCTTCTCGTCGCTCTCGCGCGGATGGCGCGCGTCGTGGGCGACCGTGCGGATGCCGCCGTACGGCGGTGTGCAGCCCAAGGCTTTACACCTGGGCGGGCTCTCGTACTGGCTTTGCAACCGCGGCGACGTGCTCTGGTACAACTACGGCGCCGACGCGGCGGgcaagctgccgccgccgccgcacgggaaGAAGAGGCCGTCCTCCCTGGTCGACGGAGGAGGGTACATGGAGGGCAGCAgggagctggtggcgtggcgcgggcGGATCGCGATGGTGTCAGCGAGCCCCGCCCTGCTGGCCGTGTGGGCGCTGTCGTCGTCGCCCTCCTCGGGCAATGCCTCGCCGGCGCGGTGGGAGATGGTGCACCGGAGGAGTGTTGA CTGGGATGAAATCCCTGGCATGGCGCCCCCCGCGTCGCGCTTCCTGTGGTCGGTGGTGCCGGCGGGAGTGGACGTCGGCGCGGACGAGGTCTTGGGCCTGGCGATGCGGATCGGGTACAGGCAGCGCCGCGGCCACggcgtgggtggtggtgttgaCAACGAGAATGTGTGGCGTCGCGAGGTGTTGCGGTACGACATGCGTACCGACGCCACGGCCACGGTGGCGGAACTGGTCGGCAGGGAGAAGCACGACGACTTCGTCGTCTTCGGCTACCACTCCAGCATGGCGCCATTGTACTAG
- the LOC123138973 gene encoding G-type lectin S-receptor-like serine/threonine-protein kinase LECRK1: MRDDGNFVLFGADGAVVWQTFESSADTLVAGQDLVPATQLFSSVSDTNKAVGKYRLANQQEDGNLVLYPVGTPNDPASSYWNTGTFNLGFTHILRLDTSGVLYLVNSNGSFTKNLTQPRALRAGEQAYYRLTLDPDRILRLYRHAFVSGSGSASNTTTVVWSALTDRCDVHGVCGHNSYCVLDQDRPSCLCPPGFDFLDASNAELGCTANSSAGDCKWGQQQDAADFSVKSMPNMRWADVPYETVRNATSAAECMAACMADCLCVVVLRDTDKGTCSKQQLPLRYGRAGGRYTLFVKTAGAATGGSGTRSKPVGRTTVIALVCIGILACVALSAFIAAGWLLHVKRRAVLRNVAPANTDADGGEGLDEEEEEAAPLRSYTYLELERATYCFRDPVGRGAFGTVFKGALRNGEQAIAVKRLEKLVEDGEREFQREVRAIGRTSHRNLVRLLGFCHEGAHRLLVYEFMSNGSVTDLLFRGAASTPPWSDRLGIALDVARGLHYLHDELSSRVIHCDVKPQNILIDAAGTAKIADFGLAKLLQPDQTHTFTGVRGTRGYLAPEWYRGTGPVTAKIDVYSYGVVLLEIMTCRRNMEMEEAGEEQTLMELVYECLLKGELNRAMKSEEEVDTAAVERVVKVRLLCVQGEPESRPSIKTAILMLEGHLDVPFPSPPAS, translated from the coding sequence ATGCGCGATGACGGCAACTTTGTGCTGTTCGGCGCTGACGGCGCCGTGGTGTGGCAGACGTTCGAGTCCTCGGCGGACACCCTGGTCGCCGGGCAGGACCTCGTGCCCGCGACGCAGCTCTTCTCCAGCGTGTCCGACACAAACAAGGCCGTCGGGAAGTACCGGCTCGCCAACCAGCAAGAGGACGGCAACCTGGTGTTGTACCCGGTGGGCACGCCGAACGACCCAGCCTCGTCGTACTGGAACACGGGGACGTTCAATTTGGGTTTCACCCACATCTTGCGCCTTGATACCAGTGGCGTGCTCTACCTAGTGAACAGCAATGGGAGCTTTACCAAAAACCTGACACAGCCTAGAGCCTTAAGAGCGGGAGAGCAAGCCTACTACCGACTCACGCTTGATCCTGACAGAATTCTGCGTTTGTACCGCCATGCCTTCGTGTCTGGCTCTGGCAGTGCGTCCAATACCACCACCGTCGTGTGGAGCGCTCTGACCGATCGGTGCGATGTCCATGGCGTTTGCGGGCACAACAGCTACTGTGTCCTCGACCAGGATCGGCCTAGCTGTTTGTGCCCGCCAGGGTTCGATTTTCTCGACGCGAGCAATGCGGAGCTCGGTTGCACGGCGAACTCCAGCGCCGGCGATTGTAAATGGGGGCAGCAACAAGATGCCGCAGACTTCTCCGTGAAGTCCATGCCGAACATGAGGTGGGCGGACGTACCGTACGAGACGGTGCGCAATGCCACGAGCGCGGCAGAGTGCATGGCGGCATGCATGGCCGACTGCTTGTGCGTCGTAGTGCTGCGGGACACCGACAAAGGCACGTGCAGCAAGCAGCAGCTCCCTCTGCGGTACGGCCGCGCTGGAGGCAGATACACGCTGTTCGTCAAGACCGCGGGAGCGGCGACAGGCGGCAGCGGCACCCGCAGCAAACCCGTCGGGCGCACGACCGTCATCGCGTTGGTTTGCATCGGCATCCTGGCATGCGTCGCGTTGTCGGCCTTCATTGCGGCCGGGTGGCTGCTCCACGTGAAACGGAGGGCCGTGCTCCGGAACGTGGCACCCGCGAACACGGACGCGGACGGCGGCGAAGgcttggacgaggaggaggaggaggcggcgccccTGAGGTCGTACACTTACCTGGAGCTGGAGCGCGCCACGTACTGCTTCCGTGACCCGGTGGGCCGCGGCGCGTTCGGCACGGTGTTCAAAGGTGCGCTGCGCAACGGCGAGCAGGCTATCGCCGTGAAGCGGCTGGAGAAGCTCGTGGAGGATGGCGAACGGGAGTTCCAGAGAGAGGTGCGCGCCATCGGGCGGACGAGCCACCGCAACCTGGTCCGCCTCCTCGGCTTCTGCCACGAGGGCGCGCACCGCCTCCTGGTGTACGAGTTCATGAGCAACGGTTCGGTGACCGACCTGTTGTTTAGGGGTGCTGCCTCGACGCCTCCGTGGTCCGACCGTCTTGGCATCGCGCTCGACGTGGCCCGGGGCCTGCACTACCTCCACGACGAGCTCAGCAGTCGCGTGATCCACTGTGACGTCAAGCCGCAGAACATCCTCATAGACGCGGCTGGCacggccaagatcgccgacttcgGGCTCGCCAAACTGCTCCAACCTGACCAGACACACACTTTCACCGGTGTCCGCGGCACGCGTGGGTACCTGGCCCCCGAGTGGTACAGGGGCACGGGCCCTGTCACGGCGAAGATTGACGTGTACAGCTACGGTGTGGTGCTGCTCGAGATCATGACGTGCAGGAGGAACATGGAAATGGAGGAGGCCGGCGAGGAGCAAACCCTGATGGAGCTGGTGTATGAGTGCCTACTGAAGGGTGAGCTGAATAGGGCCATGAAAAGCGAGGAGGAGGTCGATACGGCGGCCGTGGAGCGGGTGGTGAAGGTTAGGCTCTTGTGCGTGCAAGGAGAACCTGAGTCTAGGCCGTCCATCAAAACCGCCATCTTAATGCTGGAAGGACATCTAGACGTACCATTTCCTTCGCCTCCGGCTTCTTAG